The genomic region TCGTAAAACGCAAAAATGAATTTTTTGACGCCGTCTGGAAAGACTTCCGCAAGAGCCGTTTCGAAGCCTGGACAACAGAATTCCTCCCCGCTATAGAAGAAATTGACTACGCGATTGGCCACCTCAAAAAATGGATGAAGGACCGGCCCGCCAAACGAACACTCATTTTACCGACAACCCACAGCTATTCAAGATTCGAGCCCAAGGGCCGTGTACTCATCATGTCGCCGTGGAACTATCCGTTGCTCCTTTTGGTATCCCCCATAGCATCGGCAATTGCCGCAGGCAACGTGATTATCGCAAAACCGAGCAACAAGACGCCATGCGTCAGCGCCTTCCTCGCATCGCTTTTTGAATCCCTGTTCGAAAAAGACGAAATCGCCGTCATCGAAGCGTCCGGCTCAGCAATCGGCGATACATTACTGCAACTTCCCTTCGACCACATGTTCTTTACCGGCAGTTCCAAAATCGGAGCCCATGTCGGCGAAATGAGCCAGAAGGTCCATGCCGGTCTCACGCTGGAACTGGGCGGGAAATCCCCAGTCATCGTCCTCGACGATGCCGATGTGAAAGATGCCGCAAAAAAAATCGCATGGGGCAAGTTCATCAACGCCGGGCAGACCTGCATCGCGCCGGACTATGTCCTTTGCGCCCGCAGCAAGGTTGAATCCTTGGCAAGCGAAATCGCCCAAAGCATCAAGGCCATGTACGGCGAGACCGAAGAAGACCGCAAGAACAGCGTTGACTTCGCAAGAATCATCGACAAGGCCAC from uncultured Fibrobacter sp. harbors:
- a CDS encoding aldehyde dehydrogenase family protein, coding for MQFIDSRQINRIFEDQGRKRWSVAATTAPERIAKLKKLRKALVKRKNEFFDAVWKDFRKSRFEAWTTEFLPAIEEIDYAIGHLKKWMKDRPAKRTLILPTTHSYSRFEPKGRVLIMSPWNYPLLLLVSPIASAIAAGNVIIAKPSNKTPCVSAFLASLFESLFEKDEIAVIEASGSAIGDTLLQLPFDHMFFTGSSKIGAHVGEMSQKVHAGLTLELGGKSPVIVLDDADVKDAAKKIAWGKFINAGQTCIAPDYVLCARSKVESLASEIAQSIKAMYGETEEDRKNSVDFARIIDKATTEKLQGLIYDAVEKGAAISIGGKCVIGERYVAPTVLKDVTLQMKVMSGEIFGPVLPILAYDSLENALHYVQDNPKPLALYVFGKSPKAIRSVIAQTTSGSTCVNNCIIQIENLSVPFGGVGNSGIGNYHGFYGFKTFSHERNVMKQCPVDVVKFFHAPYGKSKAQATVQKVLSIFKKM